Proteins encoded by one window of Glycine soja cultivar W05 chromosome 15, ASM419377v2, whole genome shotgun sequence:
- the LOC114386442 gene encoding uncharacterized protein LOC114386442, whose amino-acid sequence MSFIERSFMHAPCIYNNEFTTLRSTLKTIWSIICICVCSITMSSPPQRRNDSEKEHDSTCNHLGYTNKCPSQNGSRSSPSENGKVNEIKRIRNEKQVYSQGELMCILEEISQKNLLLVKD is encoded by the exons ATGAGTTTCATAGAACGTTCCTTTATGCATGCACCATGCATATATAACAATGAGTTCACCACCTTGAGGAGCACATTGAAAACAATCTGGTCTATTATTTGTATCTGTGTTTGTTCAATAACAATGAGTTCACCACCTCAACGCAG GAACGATTCTGAGAAAGAGCATGATAGCACATGCAATCATTTGGGCTACACAAACAAATGTCCTTCCCAAAATGGTTCGCGCTCTAGCCCTTCCGAAAATGGT AAAGTCAACGAAATTAAGAGAATACGAAATGAAAAACAG GTTTATTCACAGGGGGAACTTATGTGCATATTGGAagaaatttcacaaaaaaatctACTATTGGTTAAAGATTGA